AGGTCTCTCTGCGGAAGTCCAGCTTCAGTGGGTTCAAGTTCCAACAAGTCGGCTGAGGAAGAAAGAGGCAAATGCACGTGTGAGGGTTCAGCTGCTCTCTCTCAACCAGAGAGACTATTTATATAGCAATATAGCATATAGTCATTTAGCAAGCATCAGGGACCTGAactcccaacacatacacacgcttttttttttaacttcttcattAAATGTTCagagttaaaaacaaataaacaaaaaacagaacagtCTCACCTGAAACAACATCTTGGGACAGTGTCTGTCATATCGGGAAGTTACAAGTTTTCTCAAGGTCTGCAAAGCATAGATCTATTTTTACAGTCCAGGTCTAGGCTGGCTGCTCATGCAGTTGCAATGTGTTAGACAGTCTGAAACTATTTTTACCTTAACCAAGTTATGTGTAGAATCATTTGATGTTTTCTAAAATGCAAGCTTTGCAAGATGCCTTATAATAAGCATTTAACTGTCTGATTATCGCATTTCTCTGTTCCTTAGTTTTACAGTAAGGCCTGCCCTTTTCATGGATCCCAGAACGGAAGCTTCTGGTACCGCATTCTTTTTAACCCACACCATTCTTATTGCCTCTGTATAGGCTCCAGTATTGGGCAATGGTGTGTCCAAATCAGGGAGACGAGCAACTGAGCTTCCCCTCTTGGAGGACCCCATACCCTTCCACCCCTCTTCTATGCTACCCACCCTGGGTAAGGGGGTTTTATAGTGGGAAGTATGTCCTCAGGgttagcacacagaagctgtgttccagtggaggtggaggtgggggtggggagggtggggggaaggCTGAATCTCAAGCTGAACTTAGAACTGAGTAACGTGTAAGCCCCACACCACCCCCGCCAACCCATGCCacgctggttttgaaggcataaaGAAGTCCCAAAGAACTGCTGAGGGTTGTCacggagaggccattggtgaagacTGAAAAGGTCAGAAGTCGAAGTTCGGCCCCTTGTGACGGAGCTAGCGTTCCCGCAGAGGTCATGGGGCCACTGGGAAGTTGCAGCTAAGGTTGCACCAGAGGCCCCCGCACCTTGATACCTCAACACTTGAGGTGAATACAAGACAGAAGCAGGTGTGGAGTGGAGCTAGACTGGGTTTACAATACAAGCTGTGTGTGTTCGGGACGGCAGAGCCACAAGTACAGCTTTCAAAGCCGATCAGAACCTAGATCCTGAGTAAACCAGATTTCAGACACTGGGGCTCTACTGCTGGACGTTGAGCAGACGAACCTGACATGAAACTCCGACCTGGCCAACTTCACATGCACTCCCTGAACAACAAACACAAGGACTGAAGCCACCCAACCAAACTCTCGGATGCTGATACTTACTGTCGAATTAAAAAGTGAAAACGGCCAACAGTAGCTACTGTAGGGACATATTCTAAAAATCAGAAACATGTACTTACATAAAACTGCCACTTGGCTTCTTAAGATGAGAATTCAAGCATTACAGCCACTCTATGACAACATGGGTGGCTCTGAAAAGAGCCTTTGGGTTTCGGTGAGGTCCGCCGCTCACTTGGAGCTGGTGTACTTGGTGACGGCCTTGGTGCCCTCGGACACGGCGTGCTTGGCCAGCTCCCCGGGCAGCAGCAGGCGCACGGCCGTCTGGATCTCCCGGGACGTGATGGTCGAGCGCTTGTTGTAATGCGCCAGGCGCGACGCCTCGCTCGCGATGCGCTCGAAGATGTCGTTGACGAACGAGTTCATGATGCCCATGGCCTTGGACGAGATGCCCGTGTCGGGGTGCACCTGCTTCAGCACCTTGTACACGTACACCGAGTAGCTCTCCTTGCGGCTGCGCTTGCGCTTCTTGCCGTCCTTCTTCTGCGCCTTGGTCACCGCCTTCTTGGAGCCCTTCTTCGGGGCGGGAGCGGACTTCGCGGGCTCAGGCATGATGAGACAGGAACAACAGGAACTCAACACTGAGGCTTCTGGGCTTTCCCGTTTTATAAGGGCGTTATTTAAATGAGGCTTGAAAAAGCACACTTCTGATTGAGTGGTATTTCGGTGACGTCAACTGGAGTTTGCCCAATTGAAATACAGATCGACACAAACGCTTCTCATTGGCCTAAACGAAATGAAGAAGTCAGCCAATCGCACGGGTTCTTTTTCGCGCCCAGAGAAGACTATAAGGCCCAAGCTCTTGCGGCTCTCATCCACCCAGTTGGTAACGGCTACCGTGTGCTCACCATGTCTGGACGCGGCAAGCAGGGCGGCAAGGCTCGCGCCAAGGC
This sequence is a window from Peromyscus eremicus chromosome 5, PerEre_H2_v1, whole genome shotgun sequence. Protein-coding genes within it:
- the LOC131911321 gene encoding histone H2B type 1-F/J/L — its product is MPEPAKSAPAPKKGSKKAVTKAQKKDGKKRKRSRKESYSVYVYKVLKQVHPDTGISSKAMGIMNSFVNDIFERIASEASRLAHYNKRSTITSREIQTAVRLLLPGELAKHAVSEGTKAVTKYTSSK